The proteins below are encoded in one region of Peribacillus muralis:
- a CDS encoding YjcZ family sporulation protein, with product MSGGIGGGFALIVVLFILLVIIGASWL from the coding sequence ATGTCTGGAGGAATAGGTGGAGGCTTTGCTCTAATTGTCGTTCTTTTCATCCTGTTAGTCATCATTGGAGCTTCTTGGTTATAA
- a CDS encoding IS3 family transposase: MHYCSHQRINVKLKGMSPVDFRIHAHKLPN; encoded by the coding sequence ATCCATTATTGCAGTCATCAACGAATTAATGTGAAGTTAAAAGGCATGAGCCCGGTTGATTTCCGGATTCATGCCCACAAGCTGCCCAATTAA
- a CDS encoding DUF3267 domain-containing protein: MNSWKTIDMAKQYGNCRLFLFSVFTILMSFVLIYTLLSAVSSRVVLYDDQTILFFGLLVLLYPVHKLLHYLPLRLLCKRVKTSWSIKWKLVLTCNVNVHYPIRKHLYLLTLVLPFFIMSVLLIGCALRFPHYIHYFTILLSLHTGLCVSDFIYIKNLVGSPGHSFIEEHREGYDILIQK; encoded by the coding sequence ATGAACTCGTGGAAAACAATTGACATGGCAAAACAATATGGGAATTGCCGTCTGTTCTTATTTTCCGTTTTTACTATATTGATGTCATTTGTTTTGATCTATACATTATTAAGTGCCGTTTCATCCCGGGTCGTTTTGTATGACGATCAAACAATATTATTTTTTGGCCTATTAGTCTTATTATATCCTGTTCACAAACTATTACACTATTTACCTTTACGATTATTATGTAAAAGAGTAAAAACTTCTTGGTCCATTAAGTGGAAGCTCGTCCTTACATGCAATGTGAATGTACATTATCCGATTCGAAAGCATCTCTATCTCTTGACACTTGTCTTACCTTTCTTCATTATGTCGGTATTATTAATTGGTTGTGCACTTAGATTTCCGCATTACATCCATTATTTCACCATTTTATTATCCCTGCACACCGGATTATGTGTATCGGATTTCATTTATATAAAAAACCTGGTTGGTTCACCAGGACATTCATTTATCGAAGAACATCGAGAAGGATACGACATCCTTATCCAAAAGTGA
- a CDS encoding ABC transporter permease: MNSQNLWKERYLGYINETQKYLRYIFNGHLVFVMVLVLGGLAYYYSDWVKTLDVDFPAEWIMAVVLSLLVTRSPINTFLKEPDTVFLLPLETKLKSYFNNSLLLSWVMQGFILLAVLIAFIPMYTKVTGAGGRDFGIILVVLLILKFVNLIMRWNVLKYQDPSVSHWDSLIRFILNGVMLYFVCSGANIFFAIITMFILIGLYLYYRSAAKDFVLKWERLVELENKRMNSFYRIANMFTDVPHLKGKVSRRKWMDWLLSFIPYGEKSTYTFLYARTLLRSNDYVGLCLRLTIIGSVILSVFTNMWAHLIVTFLFLFMTALQLLPVWKIHEWKVWVSLYPLPAKMRESAVIKLISYFLFFEDFVFCIVLLVKGEWMSALATLVLGLAFLVGFKNYATKKIKNF, translated from the coding sequence ATGAATAGTCAAAATCTCTGGAAGGAAAGATATTTGGGGTATATAAATGAAACGCAAAAATACCTTCGTTACATTTTTAACGGACATTTGGTTTTTGTGATGGTATTAGTTCTTGGTGGTCTCGCTTATTATTACAGTGATTGGGTGAAGACGCTGGACGTTGACTTCCCGGCCGAATGGATCATGGCCGTTGTTTTATCACTTCTTGTCACAAGAAGTCCGATAAATACCTTTTTGAAGGAACCTGATACCGTATTTTTGCTACCGCTTGAAACGAAGCTGAAAAGTTATTTTAACAATTCGCTGTTGTTGAGTTGGGTTATGCAAGGCTTTATCCTGCTTGCTGTACTTATTGCATTCATACCAATGTATACGAAGGTCACGGGTGCTGGCGGCAGGGATTTTGGGATCATTCTCGTTGTATTGCTGATTTTGAAGTTTGTGAATTTAATCATGCGCTGGAACGTATTGAAATATCAGGATCCCTCAGTCAGCCATTGGGACTCCCTCATCCGCTTCATCCTTAATGGAGTGATGCTCTATTTCGTCTGTTCAGGGGCAAATATCTTCTTTGCCATCATTACGATGTTCATATTGATAGGGCTTTACCTGTATTACCGGAGTGCAGCCAAAGATTTTGTCTTGAAGTGGGAGCGCCTTGTTGAACTGGAAAATAAGCGAATGAATTCGTTCTATCGAATTGCGAACATGTTTACGGATGTCCCCCATCTAAAAGGGAAGGTATCAAGAAGGAAATGGATGGACTGGCTCTTGTCGTTCATTCCATATGGTGAAAAATCCACTTATACCTTTTTGTATGCCCGCACCTTGCTGCGGTCCAATGACTATGTGGGACTTTGTCTTCGTTTAACCATCATAGGGTCGGTCATATTAAGCGTATTCACTAATATGTGGGCTCATTTGATCGTCACTTTTTTATTCTTATTCATGACAGCCCTGCAGCTGCTGCCGGTATGGAAGATACATGAATGGAAAGTGTGGGTCTCTCTGTACCCACTGCCGGCAAAAATGAGAGAATCTGCAGTTATTAAGCTTATTTCATATTTCTTATTCTTTGAGGACTTCGTCTTTTGTATCGTCCTGCTTGTAAAAGGGGAATGGATGTCAGCTTTGGCCACCCTGGTGCTGGGTCTTGCTTTCTTGGTCGGGTTTAAAAATTACGCAACAAAGAAAATTAAAAACTTTTGA
- a CDS encoding HIT family protein produces MSDCIFCKIINGEIPSTKVFENEHVLAFLDISQVTKGHTLVIPKVHKENLYELTPEIAKNLFEVVPEISRAMKQEFNPVGLNLLNNNGEAAGQSVFHFHMHLIPRHGEGDGFGAVWKTNASAYTPDDLKQIADSIAQHIE; encoded by the coding sequence ATGAGCGATTGCATTTTTTGTAAAATAATCAATGGAGAAATTCCCAGCACCAAAGTATTTGAGAATGAGCATGTATTGGCCTTTCTCGATATCAGTCAAGTAACAAAAGGACATACGCTGGTAATTCCGAAAGTACATAAGGAAAATCTTTATGAGTTAACACCTGAAATTGCCAAGAATTTATTCGAAGTCGTTCCGGAGATCTCCCGCGCGATGAAACAGGAATTCAACCCAGTTGGACTTAATCTCTTGAATAACAACGGGGAGGCTGCCGGACAATCCGTTTTCCATTTTCATATGCATCTAATTCCGCGACATGGAGAAGGTGACGGCTTCGGGGCAGTCTGGAAAACGAATGCAAGTGCTTATACACCTGATGACCTGAAGCAGATCGCTGATTCCATTGCCCAGCATATTGAATGA
- a CDS encoding peptidylprolyl isomerase — protein MKKWALSIAVTAGLIGLTACNSDKEAVVETKAGDISKEEFYNVMKDRYGDTVLQELVYEKVLSEKYTVTDKEVKAKTAELKEQMGDNFQTALASSGYKSEEDLKRALKIGMLQEKAAVADITVKEADVKKAYEDYKPQIKARHILVKDQKTADEVKAKLDKGEDFAKLAKEYSTDTGTAEKGGELGWFGQGEMVPAFEEQAYKMKKDEISKPVKSDYGYHIIQLQDIKEKKSYKDMKKDLEYDLKVAQIDQTKVQDILNAEVKKADVKIKDKDLKDAITSGDAAKAEK, from the coding sequence ATGAAGAAATGGGCATTATCGATTGCTGTTACTGCAGGGCTGATTGGACTTACAGCATGCAACAGCGACAAAGAGGCAGTCGTGGAAACTAAAGCGGGGGATATTTCGAAAGAAGAATTTTACAATGTCATGAAGGACCGTTATGGTGACACTGTCCTACAGGAACTTGTTTATGAAAAAGTTCTTTCAGAAAAATATACAGTAACGGATAAAGAAGTTAAAGCCAAAACGGCAGAACTCAAAGAGCAAATGGGTGATAATTTCCAAACGGCCCTAGCCTCTTCCGGATATAAGAGCGAAGAAGATCTTAAACGTGCACTTAAGATCGGCATGCTTCAAGAAAAAGCCGCCGTTGCTGATATCACAGTAAAAGAAGCTGACGTGAAAAAAGCTTATGAAGACTATAAACCACAAATCAAGGCTAGACATATTCTTGTAAAAGACCAAAAAACGGCTGACGAAGTGAAGGCTAAATTGGATAAAGGCGAAGACTTCGCCAAACTTGCCAAAGAATATTCAACAGACACAGGGACAGCTGAAAAAGGCGGGGAACTAGGCTGGTTCGGTCAAGGCGAAATGGTTCCTGCATTTGAAGAGCAAGCATACAAGATGAAGAAAGATGAAATCAGTAAGCCGGTTAAATCGGATTATGGCTACCACATCATCCAACTTCAAGATATAAAAGAAAAAAAATCGTACAAGGATATGAAAAAAGATCTAGAGTATGATTTGAAAGTCGCACAAATCGACCAAACCAAGGTTCAAGATATCTTGAATGCCGAAGTGAAAAAAGCTGACGTAAAAATCAAAGATAAAGACCTTAAAGACGCCATCACTTCCGGAGACGCAGCAAAA
- a CDS encoding tryptophan transporter: protein MKTKTLVSLSLLIGIGAALHFIVPGFFLGMKPDMMLLMMFLAIILFPEKRNVFIVALAAGAISAMTTTFPGGQIPNIIDKLVTAFLFYLLFISLKKLTTSVVTVSILTAVGTIISGAVFLGSAYYIVSLPGPFVALFGAVVLPAVLLNTVAMVIIFPIVNGIVRKSNVSINA from the coding sequence ATGAAAACGAAAACCCTTGTGTCGCTGTCGCTATTAATCGGGATTGGGGCTGCCCTGCATTTTATCGTTCCAGGCTTCTTCCTTGGTATGAAACCGGATATGATGCTGCTGATGATGTTTCTGGCAATTATCCTGTTTCCTGAAAAAAGGAATGTGTTCATTGTCGCCTTGGCTGCTGGAGCCATCTCTGCCATGACAACTACATTTCCTGGCGGACAGATCCCGAATATTATAGACAAATTGGTAACAGCCTTTCTGTTTTACCTTTTATTCATCAGTCTTAAGAAGCTTACAACATCCGTTGTGACGGTTAGTATCTTGACTGCCGTAGGAACAATCATTTCCGGCGCTGTCTTCCTCGGATCGGCATATTATATCGTGTCCCTTCCAGGACCTTTCGTTGCCCTTTTCGGAGCAGTTGTACTTCCTGCCGTACTGCTGAATACAGTTGCGATGGTCATCATTTTTCCAATTGTGAACGGCATCGTCAGAAAATCGAATGTTTCCATCAATGCTTAA
- a CDS encoding YtxH domain-containing protein produces MKAKSLLIGFLTGTVVAGAATLLAAPSSGKDFRNRIKTNAEEMKTTIDELKVKMQNIKDDSLEATQISKETVKTFISDVQVVIENWKQEIEPNKNELLKNVQEIETSLKQLETSIPTSKNNS; encoded by the coding sequence ATGAAAGCAAAATCATTACTAATTGGCTTTTTAACCGGAACAGTCGTAGCGGGTGCCGCAACCTTGCTTGCAGCACCAAGCTCTGGCAAGGACTTTCGAAATCGCATCAAAACGAATGCGGAAGAAATGAAGACTACCATTGATGAACTGAAGGTAAAAATGCAAAATATTAAAGATGACTCGTTGGAAGCCACTCAAATCAGCAAAGAAACGGTAAAAACATTCATTTCGGACGTTCAGGTGGTCATCGAGAATTGGAAACAGGAAATCGAACCGAATAAGAATGAATTATTGAAGAATGTTCAAGAAATTGAAACTTCTTTAAAACAATTGGAAACGTCCATCCCTACTTCAAAAAATAACAGCTAG
- a CDS encoding antibiotic biosynthesis monooxygenase family protein: MNVYITSGTYEFMKNKKDKHPDENILLMQNLESAILLHETTGKTLFSSPRKYEVVDGKGNLQDHGYVVMNNIPVSEEGQPVFEHRFKNRAGLIENEPGFVALRILRPLNSETYVILTIWEKQADFMNWKKSSSFQKAHDNGTKAAVTNSSQKMFTGEAYVTQYTLVQDSEE; this comes from the coding sequence ATGAACGTATACATTACGTCCGGCACTTACGAATTCATGAAAAACAAGAAAGATAAACATCCGGATGAAAACATATTACTGATGCAAAATCTTGAATCCGCCATCCTTTTACACGAAACTACAGGTAAAACGCTTTTTAGCTCCCCACGGAAGTATGAAGTCGTCGATGGGAAGGGTAATCTTCAGGATCATGGTTATGTAGTCATGAACAATATCCCTGTCAGTGAAGAAGGACAGCCAGTATTTGAACATCGGTTCAAAAATCGGGCAGGGCTAATTGAAAATGAACCAGGCTTCGTCGCCCTGCGCATCCTGCGGCCGCTAAATTCCGAAACGTATGTCATTTTGACGATTTGGGAGAAACAGGCTGATTTTATGAACTGGAAGAAGTCCTCTTCCTTCCAGAAAGCGCATGACAATGGTACTAAAGCTGCTGTAACGAACTCCAGTCAGAAGATGTTTACTGGTGAAGCCTATGTAACACAATATACATTGGTACAGGATTCAGAGGAATAA
- a CDS encoding ABC transporter ATP-binding protein: MSLLEIKQLVGGYTKTPVLKGISFDIQPNELVGLIGLNGAGKSTTIKHIIGLMEPKGGSVSIHGKTLAQDPDTYRKQFTYVPETPILYDELTLEEHLKLTAMAHGLAEATYKERMDALLKEFHMEKRLKWFPAHFSKGMKQKVMIMCAFLVQPSLYIVDEPFVGLDPLGIQSLLDLMRKMKESGAGILMSTHILATAERYCDSFIILHNGEIRAKGNLEQLREQFAMPGATLDDLYIQLTKEEIGHE, from the coding sequence ATGTCCTTATTGGAAATAAAGCAACTAGTCGGCGGATACACGAAAACGCCCGTTTTAAAAGGGATAAGTTTTGACATTCAACCAAATGAGCTGGTGGGTTTGATCGGGCTCAATGGTGCTGGGAAAAGTACGACGATCAAGCATATCATCGGACTTATGGAGCCAAAGGGCGGCAGTGTATCGATACACGGCAAGACGCTTGCGCAGGATCCCGATACATATCGAAAACAATTCACATATGTTCCCGAAACGCCTATCTTATATGATGAGCTGACGCTTGAGGAGCATTTAAAGCTGACGGCCATGGCGCATGGATTGGCGGAAGCCACATATAAAGAAAGAATGGATGCCCTCCTTAAGGAGTTCCATATGGAGAAAAGGCTTAAATGGTTTCCGGCCCATTTCTCCAAAGGGATGAAGCAAAAGGTCATGATCATGTGCGCCTTTTTGGTGCAGCCTTCTTTATATATCGTTGATGAACCATTCGTGGGTCTTGATCCATTGGGCATTCAATCATTGCTTGATTTAATGAGGAAAATGAAGGAAAGCGGAGCGGGAATTTTAATGTCGACTCACATTTTGGCAACGGCAGAGAGGTATTGTGATTCCTTTATCATCCTGCACAATGGTGAAATTCGTGCAAAGGGCAATCTTGAGCAGCTCCGGGAGCAATTTGCGATGCCGGGAGCGACGCTGGACGATTTGTATATTCAATTGACGAAAGAAGAAATTGGGCATGAATAG
- the serC gene encoding 3-phosphoserine/phosphohydroxythreonine transaminase, translated as MKRTRNFNAGPAALPLEVLQRAQNEWLNIEDSGMSVMELSHRSAEFEKIHNRAIQSLKELMDIPENYEVLLLQGGASLQFSMIPMNLLPEGKRADYILTGSWSEKALKEAKKVGETAVVASSKDDKYTFIPKVEDIKLNEDAAYLHITSNNTIYGTQWKDFPQTGRVPLVADMSSDILSKKIDVSKFGIIYAGAQKNLGPSGITVVIIRKDLITDNDSIPSMLNYSIHAKNNSLYNTPPTLAIYLLSLVLEWAKEQGGVGKIAENNEEKAKVIYDAIDGSDGFYKGHAQPDSRSLMNITFTLPSEEAESQFLKEVKQAGFVGLNGHRSIGGCRASIYNAVPLSHCQELADFMKKFQEAFKAKEAQIS; from the coding sequence TTGAAACGAACACGCAATTTTAATGCTGGGCCGGCTGCCCTGCCCTTGGAAGTTTTACAAAGAGCACAAAACGAATGGTTGAATATCGAGGATTCCGGCATGTCCGTCATGGAGCTAAGCCACCGGAGTGCAGAGTTCGAAAAAATCCATAACCGTGCCATACAATCATTAAAAGAGCTTATGGACATTCCCGAAAATTATGAGGTCCTTCTGCTGCAGGGCGGGGCAAGTCTTCAATTCTCCATGATTCCGATGAACCTTTTGCCTGAGGGAAAAAGGGCAGATTATATCCTCACTGGCTCTTGGTCGGAAAAAGCATTAAAAGAAGCCAAAAAAGTTGGTGAAACGGCAGTGGTGGCTTCATCAAAAGATGATAAGTACACATTCATCCCCAAAGTTGAAGACATCAAATTGAATGAGGATGCAGCTTATCTTCACATTACAAGCAATAATACGATTTACGGAACACAATGGAAAGATTTCCCTCAAACGGGTCGCGTTCCTTTAGTGGCGGATATGTCCAGTGATATACTCAGCAAGAAAATTGATGTAAGTAAATTCGGCATCATTTATGCAGGCGCACAAAAAAACCTAGGTCCTTCCGGAATCACCGTTGTTATCATCCGTAAAGATTTGATAACGGACAACGACAGCATTCCATCCATGTTGAACTATTCCATCCATGCAAAAAATAATTCTTTATACAATACTCCACCTACATTGGCTATTTATTTATTATCGCTAGTATTGGAATGGGCAAAAGAACAAGGTGGAGTCGGGAAGATCGCTGAAAACAATGAAGAAAAAGCAAAAGTCATTTACGATGCCATCGACGGCAGCGATGGTTTTTATAAAGGGCATGCCCAGCCTGACAGCCGCTCTCTCATGAACATTACGTTTACACTTCCGTCAGAAGAAGCCGAATCACAATTTCTTAAAGAAGTGAAGCAAGCAGGATTCGTCGGACTGAACGGTCACCGTTCCATCGGTGGCTGCAGGGCATCGATCTATAACGCTGTCCCTCTATCCCATTGCCAGGAACTTGCCGATTTCATGAAAAAATTCCAGGAAGCTTTTAAGGCTAAGGAAGCTCAAATTTCTTAA
- a CDS encoding EcsC family protein — MNEYEQDALAELVTWKKKMAKKSGKFERMSKKAQTKVNGYIPERVHKMITDSIKAMIQAVLSGSKYMSKEKNVMLLSLQQKEEWVTETVAAYRKTAIMEGAGTGAAGLLIGLADFPLLLSIKMRLLFEISRLYGFDPNKYEERLFILHIFQMAFSSEEKRQETLKVIEEWHVGNVPEINWQEFQQEYRDYIDVIKLFQLVPGLGAAVGAYANHQLLEQLGETAVNCYRIRLLKG, encoded by the coding sequence ATGAATGAGTATGAACAAGATGCATTAGCGGAGCTAGTAACATGGAAAAAAAAGATGGCCAAGAAATCAGGCAAATTTGAGCGGATGTCAAAAAAGGCGCAAACGAAAGTGAATGGTTACATCCCGGAACGTGTCCATAAAATGATCACCGATAGCATTAAAGCGATGATCCAGGCAGTATTATCAGGATCTAAATATATGTCCAAAGAGAAGAACGTAATGCTTCTTTCCTTACAGCAAAAAGAAGAGTGGGTTACGGAAACCGTAGCGGCATATCGCAAAACGGCTATTATGGAAGGGGCGGGGACAGGTGCGGCAGGGCTATTGATTGGTTTGGCTGATTTCCCTTTATTGCTAAGCATCAAGATGAGGTTATTGTTTGAAATTTCCCGTTTATATGGTTTCGATCCTAATAAATATGAGGAACGGCTGTTCATCCTTCATATTTTTCAGATGGCGTTCTCAAGCGAGGAGAAAAGGCAGGAGACATTAAAGGTGATAGAAGAATGGCACGTAGGAAATGTCCCTGAGATTAACTGGCAAGAATTTCAGCAGGAATATCGCGATTACATTGATGTCATCAAGCTATTCCAGCTCGTCCCAGGGTTGGGGGCTGCTGTCGGTGCATATGCAAACCATCAATTACTGGAGCAGCTAGGGGAGACGGCTGTAAATTGTTATCGAATCAGACTGCTTAAAGGATGA
- a CDS encoding DUF1878 family protein — MRNLNEEIDILRFHQGLLLNLIRNPKARLDFLLVEKNFTKKEADDLLELCDILSKRYEIEKAEGYMNFRPLFNQFERKVNPKITIKECIDACLSQGLYVSFMREMDRV; from the coding sequence ATGAGAAACTTAAATGAAGAAATAGACATACTCCGTTTTCATCAGGGGCTTTTATTGAACCTGATACGGAACCCAAAGGCAAGATTGGACTTTTTGCTTGTGGAAAAAAATTTCACGAAGAAGGAGGCGGATGATCTATTGGAATTATGTGATATTCTGAGCAAACGCTATGAAATAGAAAAAGCGGAAGGATACATGAACTTTCGACCGCTTTTTAACCAATTTGAAAGAAAGGTCAATCCAAAAATAACGATAAAGGAGTGCATTGACGCATGCCTCTCACAAGGTTTATATGTATCCTTCATGAGGGAAATGGATAGAGTGTGA
- a CDS encoding M20 family metallopeptidase encodes MIHQLHTLLEGSYEEMVSIRRYLHQHPELSFHEVQTAAFIADYYEKLGIEHITNVGGNGVIATITGSKPGKTVALRADFDALPIQDEKEVPYKSTVPGVMHACGHDGHTAALLVLAKNLNELKDELEGRYLFIHQHAEEYAPGGAKPMIEAGCLDGVDVIFGTHLWATVPTGTVQYTYGPLMAAADRFEIIIQGQGGHGAQPHKTRDAIVAGSQLVTNLQQIVSRRLNPIDSAVITIGSFVADNAFNVIADKAKLIGTVRTFKEEIRSFISEEIERVVKGTCIAADCTYDYQYFQGYPPVIPHDAETEFLIGSTKSIKEVLVTEEIDPDMTGEDFSYYLQKVKGTFFFTGARPKNAQAYPHHHPLFDIDEKAMLIAAKILGTAAITYHNKEQSQLKANESLLR; translated from the coding sequence ATGATACATCAATTACACACTCTTTTGGAAGGTTCTTACGAGGAAATGGTTTCCATCAGGAGGTATCTACATCAACATCCCGAGCTCTCGTTTCATGAAGTGCAAACCGCGGCCTTCATAGCTGATTATTATGAAAAACTGGGAATCGAACATATAACCAATGTAGGCGGAAATGGTGTCATTGCCACGATTACAGGAAGTAAACCCGGTAAAACGGTGGCTTTGCGTGCCGATTTCGACGCTTTACCCATCCAAGATGAAAAAGAGGTTCCCTATAAATCCACTGTACCAGGCGTCATGCATGCATGTGGACATGATGGCCATACGGCTGCTTTGCTGGTCCTTGCGAAGAACCTTAATGAGCTGAAGGATGAGCTCGAAGGTCGTTACCTTTTTATCCATCAGCATGCTGAAGAATATGCTCCAGGTGGTGCCAAGCCAATGATTGAGGCAGGCTGCCTTGATGGGGTGGATGTCATTTTCGGCACCCATTTATGGGCTACAGTCCCTACCGGAACTGTTCAATACACCTACGGGCCACTAATGGCTGCTGCTGACCGTTTCGAAATCATCATTCAAGGACAAGGCGGACATGGAGCACAGCCTCATAAAACCCGTGATGCAATCGTCGCCGGCTCCCAGCTAGTAACGAACTTACAGCAAATCGTAAGCCGCCGCCTTAACCCGATAGATTCTGCTGTCATCACCATCGGTTCATTCGTAGCCGATAATGCCTTTAATGTCATTGCAGATAAAGCCAAACTGATCGGAACAGTCCGAACCTTTAAGGAGGAAATCCGTTCATTCATAAGCGAAGAGATCGAGCGGGTTGTGAAAGGAACCTGCATAGCTGCTGACTGCACCTATGATTATCAATACTTCCAAGGCTATCCGCCGGTTATCCCGCATGACGCCGAAACGGAATTCCTTATCGGGAGCACAAAGTCGATCAAGGAAGTTTTGGTTACAGAGGAAATCGATCCGGATATGACAGGGGAAGACTTTTCTTATTATTTACAAAAGGTGAAAGGGACATTCTTTTTTACAGGTGCCAGGCCAAAAAATGCACAAGCTTACCCTCACCATCATCCTTTGTTTGATATCGATGAAAAGGCAATGCTCATTGCCGCAAAAATCCTAGGCACTGCTGCGATAACCTATCATAATAAGGAACAATCACAGCTCAAGGCGAACGAATCTTTATTACGATAA
- a CDS encoding YjcZ family sporulation protein, producing MSNGFNGGFALLVVLFILLIIVGAAYC from the coding sequence ATGAGTAATGGATTTAACGGAGGTTTCGCCTTGTTAGTGGTGTTATTCATTTTATTAATAATTGTAGGGGCAGCCTATTGCTAA
- a CDS encoding phosphatase PAP2 family protein: MIKPFWIAAVLLCLLLFLLLGHEVWIIKRDYPLVALFSIGMGGTDLMNGMIKNQIQRQRPDHQLVEASGFSFPSGHAMVGLIFFSILAYLVIKEVKRTSLKWVAGTGSFFLILLIWLSRIAMNVHYPTDVLAVYALGGAITIILFNLYRVLVQ, encoded by the coding sequence ATGATTAAACCTTTTTGGATCGCTGCAGTTTTGCTGTGTTTATTGTTATTCTTATTACTAGGACATGAAGTATGGATCATAAAGAGGGATTACCCATTGGTGGCCTTATTCTCAATCGGAATGGGTGGAACCGATTTAATGAATGGTATGATCAAAAATCAAATCCAAAGACAACGACCTGACCATCAGCTTGTGGAGGCATCGGGCTTCAGTTTTCCAAGCGGGCATGCTATGGTTGGCCTAATATTCTTCAGTATCTTGGCTTATTTGGTCATAAAAGAAGTTAAGCGAACCTCTTTGAAATGGGTGGCGGGGACCGGATCCTTTTTCCTCATCCTTTTAATCTGGCTCAGCAGGATCGCCATGAATGTCCATTATCCAACAGATGTTTTGGCAGTTTATGCTTTAGGTGGCGCAATCACTATAATCTTGTTCAACTTATATAGGGTGCTGGTGCAATAA
- a CDS encoding HTH-type transcriptional regulator Hpr, protein MQNKNYSMKEAMIFSQRIAQLSKALWKSIEKDWQQWIKPYDLNINEHHILWIAYHLNGSSISDVAKFGVMHVSTAFNFSKKENDKRNTYIEITSEGEKILLDLMETYDPSKNSAFSGALPLRELYGKFPDMIEMMAVIRNIYGEDFMQIFERSFDNIDQEFTDVEGKITKKKIEKETEPV, encoded by the coding sequence ATGCAGAATAAAAATTATTCTATGAAAGAAGCAATGATTTTTAGTCAAAGAATTGCACAATTAAGCAAAGCATTATGGAAATCGATTGAAAAAGATTGGCAGCAATGGATTAAGCCCTATGATTTAAACATCAACGAGCACCATATTCTTTGGATTGCCTACCATCTTAATGGCTCTTCCATTTCAGACGTTGCAAAATTTGGGGTCATGCATGTTTCTACGGCATTTAACTTTTCCAAGAAAGAAAATGACAAGAGGAATACTTATATTGAGATCACATCTGAAGGCGAAAAGATTCTGCTTGATCTAATGGAGACTTATGACCCCAGTAAGAATTCTGCTTTCTCAGGTGCACTTCCACTGCGCGAGCTTTATGGTAAGTTCCCCGATATGATTGAAATGATGGCTGTCATCCGTAATATATACGGTGAAGATTTCATGCAAATCTTTGAACGGTCCTTCGATAATATTGATCAGGAGTTTACTGATGTCGAGGGTAAAATCACAAAAAAAAAGATAGAGAAAGAAACTGAACCAGTCTAG